In Bacteroidota bacterium, a genomic segment contains:
- a CDS encoding DUF1573 domain-containing protein: MKKILIMAVMALGSMAVNAQTNDAAATPATATVDNSNNPNAPDIVFMEETHDFGTLPYSGNGETDFKFTNKGKEPLIISNARGSCGCTVPEWPKEPIMPGQSAAIHVKYDTKRVGQFTKTITVTSNAKASTKVITIKGNVMSQEETENQSPVKKANPMAPTENK; encoded by the coding sequence ATGAAAAAGATTCTAATTATGGCGGTTATGGCTCTTGGGAGCATGGCAGTCAATGCGCAAACTAATGATGCTGCGGCAACTCCAGCCACAGCAACCGTGGATAACTCCAATAACCCCAATGCCCCTGACATTGTGTTTATGGAAGAGACTCACGACTTTGGTACCTTGCCGTATAGCGGGAATGGTGAAACTGATTTTAAATTTACAAACAAAGGGAAAGAACCATTAATCATCAGCAATGCACGCGGTTCTTGCGGATGTACAGTTCCTGAATGGCCAAAGGAGCCTATTATGCCAGGTCAGTCAGCAGCTATACATGTAAAATACGATACCAAGCGTGTTGGTCAGTTTACTAAAACTATAACTGTAACTTCTAATGCAAAAGCATCAACCAAGGTAATTACCATAAAAGGTAATGTTATGTCACAGGAAGAGACAGAAAACCAAAGCCCAGTAAAAAAGGCAAACCCAATGGCACCAACTGAAAACAAGTAA
- a CDS encoding DUF1573 domain-containing protein — MLAMAVCALTATYSNAQQATPVADAKQETPRAENKNAPEFKFDVAEYNFGEIKSGESVTYEYVFTNAGKEPLTITSANGSCGCTVPIWPKEPIKKGEKGTIKVTFNSTGKQGMQDKTITIQSNAKTNPMVLHIKGNVIKAAETPVATPAVQPGHEGHGHN, encoded by the coding sequence ATGTTAGCTATGGCAGTATGCGCTTTAACTGCAACTTACAGCAATGCACAGCAGGCCACACCAGTTGCCGATGCAAAACAAGAAACGCCACGTGCCGAAAACAAAAATGCTCCTGAATTTAAGTTTGATGTTGCAGAGTATAACTTTGGAGAGATTAAGTCAGGCGAATCGGTAACTTACGAATACGTGTTTACCAATGCAGGCAAAGAGCCTCTTACTATTACCTCGGCTAATGGTTCTTGTGGATGTACTGTTCCAATCTGGCCAAAGGAGCCTATTAAGAAAGGTGAAAAGGGAACAATTAAAGTTACTTTTAACTCAACAGGTAAGCAGGGTATGCAAGATAAGACCATAACTATTCAGTCAAATGCTAAGACTAATCCTATGGTTTTACACATTAAAGGTAATGTGATTAAGGCCGCTGAAACTCCGGTTGCAACCCCTGCAGTTCAGCCAGGACATGAAGGTCACGGACATAACTAA
- a CDS encoding T9SS type A sorting domain-containing protein, which produces MGTQVTTFNQLHMDDAVGLITTVTGNINGGGPYPYNNPGIIVDSVLNCINGEFNLNQHLMTVNNPLPNAMVRTNGYVLSERNDNNNRVKWKIGTNTTIHTFPLGSPAGYLPFSFQLKNNTFGDVIVSSYATAPNNIPMPSTPTVVNNLFNQKQCLADNSPNTIDRFWQLDVSDPGGGGIAKLEFTYLPGELTGNLTAASVPNMRAQRYEAASARGLACGGIITAGVGVWATPANGYSIASLNNPNQTTGIAYLGNTYSVQVDSVTQFSPWTLSHGGTPLPIQLLNFKAKAIEDKVKVYWDAVNDAELIRYDVEKSIDKESFLYLGQRPVIGPGAIHSYELYDNNPVSGTQYYRLKLIGRDGNIDFSSLVPVSFGKGAFGINMVAPQNGNGIIVSFNYDSDQPYNYQIVDIMGRMIESGANKKAMIGTNEIRLPLNTPKGVYLISIFNNDKIDSKTFSY; this is translated from the coding sequence ATGGGTACACAGGTTACCACATTCAATCAATTACATATGGATGATGCAGTTGGACTGATAACTACAGTTACAGGCAATATAAATGGTGGCGGACCATACCCTTATAATAATCCGGGAATAATAGTTGACTCTGTATTAAATTGTATAAACGGAGAATTCAATCTTAATCAACATTTAATGACGGTGAATAATCCATTGCCAAATGCAATGGTTCGCACAAATGGGTATGTGTTAAGCGAACGAAATGATAATAACAATCGTGTTAAATGGAAAATTGGAACTAATACGACTATTCATACATTCCCTCTTGGTTCACCTGCGGGGTATCTGCCATTTTCATTCCAATTAAAAAACAATACATTCGGAGATGTGATAGTGAGTTCTTATGCTACAGCTCCTAACAATATTCCTATGCCATCAACTCCAACCGTTGTAAATAATCTTTTCAATCAAAAGCAATGCTTGGCCGACAATTCACCGAATACAATTGACCGTTTCTGGCAACTTGATGTTTCGGATCCCGGAGGTGGAGGCATAGCAAAACTAGAATTCACCTATTTGCCTGGCGAATTAACCGGAAACCTAACTGCTGCGAGCGTTCCCAATATGCGTGCGCAACGATATGAGGCTGCTTCAGCCCGTGGTTTAGCATGCGGAGGTATTATTACTGCAGGAGTAGGAGTTTGGGCAACACCTGCCAATGGTTATTCTATCGCTTCGTTAAATAATCCAAATCAAACTACAGGTATCGCCTACTTAGGCAACACATATTCGGTTCAAGTAGATTCTGTAACTCAGTTTTCGCCCTGGACGTTATCCCATGGTGGAACTCCCCTACCCATTCAACTGCTTAACTTTAAGGCTAAAGCAATCGAGGATAAAGTGAAAGTTTATTGGGATGCTGTAAATGATGCAGAGCTTATACGATACGATGTTGAAAAATCAATTGATAAGGAATCGTTCTTATACTTAGGTCAACGTCCTGTAATAGGGCCGGGTGCAATACATAGTTATGAATTGTATGATAATAATCCAGTAAGTGGAACCCAGTATTACCGCTTAAAACTTATTGGACGAGATGGTAATATAGATTTTAGTAGTTTGGTACCAGTATCATTTGGCAAAGGAGCTTTTGGTATTAATATGGTAGCCCCACAAAACGGCAATGGTATTATTGTATCATTTAATTACGATAGCGATCAGCCTTATAATTATCAAATAGTTGATATAATGGGACGTATGATTGAATCGGGCGCTAATAAAAAAGCAATGATAGGAACCAATGAAATAAGATTACCATTAAACACACCAAAAGGTGTTTATCTGATTTCAATATTTAACAACGATAAAATAGATTCGAAAACGTTTAGTTATTAA
- the mdh gene encoding malate dehydrogenase, whose protein sequence is MKVTVVGAGNVGSTCANVIAHRELCNELILVDIKEGIAEGKSLDMWQTSPINLYDTRIKGVTNDYNATAGSDVVVITSGLPRKPGMSRDDLIATNAGIVKSVTENIKKHSPNAIIIVVSNPLDVMTYCAYLNSGFDSKRVFGMAGILDTARYRAFLAEALNCSPKDIQAVLMGGHGDTMVPLPRYTTVSGIPVAELIDAAKLDSIIERTKKGGGELVNLMGTSAWYAPGAAAAQMVEAIVRDQKRIFPCCALLNGEYGLKNIYLGVPVKLGKAGIEEIIQLKLNADEMNLLTQSAAAVKEVMDVLDKMPEMTA, encoded by the coding sequence ATGAAAGTAACAGTAGTAGGCGCAGGCAATGTAGGTAGTACATGCGCCAATGTAATTGCACATCGCGAATTATGTAACGAATTAATATTGGTGGATATCAAAGAAGGAATTGCCGAAGGCAAATCGCTTGATATGTGGCAAACATCGCCAATTAACTTATACGACACGCGTATTAAAGGTGTAACCAATGACTATAACGCTACCGCAGGCAGCGATGTAGTAGTTATAACTTCGGGCTTGCCACGCAAACCCGGAATGAGTCGCGATGACCTTATTGCCACCAATGCAGGAATCGTAAAATCGGTAACCGAGAATATCAAGAAGCATTCACCCAATGCCATTATTATTGTTGTTTCTAATCCACTTGATGTAATGACTTATTGTGCTTACCTCAACAGTGGTTTCGATTCGAAACGTGTGTTTGGTATGGCTGGAATTTTGGATACAGCCCGCTACCGTGCGTTTCTGGCCGAAGCGTTAAATTGCTCCCCTAAGGATATTCAAGCGGTATTAATGGGAGGTCATGGCGATACCATGGTGCCGCTTCCCCGTTATACAACAGTTAGCGGTATACCAGTCGCTGAGTTAATTGATGCTGCCAAGCTAGACTCAATTATAGAAAGAACCAAGAAAGGTGGTGGCGAACTTGTTAACCTTATGGGTACCTCTGCATGGTACGCTCCAGGAGCGGCTGCAGCGCAAATGGTTGAAGCTATAGTAAGAGACCAAAAGCGTATTTTCCCCTGTTGTGCTCTTTTAAATGGAGAGTATGGTCTAAAAAATATATACCTGGGAGTTCCTGTTAAATTGGGTAAAGCAGGAATCGAAGAAATAATTCAATTAAAGCTTAATGCTGACGAAATGAACTTGCTCACTCAAAGCGCAGCAGCTGTAAAAGAGGTGATGGATGTATTGGATAAAATGCCGGAAATGACAGCATAG
- a CDS encoding NADH-quinone oxidoreductase subunit A, translated as MLSSILLSTPADYVPIAMMFVVAIGFVITTIFVTHRLGPKRDTKIKLEVFECGIESKDNARVPFNIKYFLVAILFVLFDVEVIFMYPWAANFRELGWFGFVEMMIFLGTLLVGFAYVWKKGALNWD; from the coding sequence ATGCTAAGTTCAATATTATTAAGTACACCTGCCGATTATGTTCCCATAGCTATGATGTTTGTGGTAGCCATTGGTTTTGTTATTACTACCATTTTTGTAACGCATAGACTAGGACCCAAGCGCGATACTAAAATTAAGTTGGAAGTCTTTGAATGTGGTATTGAATCAAAAGACAATGCTCGTGTTCCTTTTAATATCAAATATTTTCTTGTTGCCATATTATTTGTATTGTTTGATGTAGAGGTGATTTTTATGTACCCATGGGCAGCAAACTTTAGAGAGCTAGGATGGTTTGGTTTTGTTGAAATGATGATATTCCTTGGTACATTGCTTGTTGGTTTTGCATATGTGTGGAAAAAGGGTGCATTGAATTGGGATTAA
- a CDS encoding NADH-quinone oxidoreductase subunit B: MAEVENIESYEGPGFMATKLDKIVGMARKNSLWPLPFATSCCGIEFMATMASHYDLGRFGSERLSFSPRQADMLMVMGTIAKKMGPVLRQVYEQMAEPRWVLSVGACASTGGIFDTYSVLQGIDRVIPVDVYVPGCPPRPEQILDGVLEIQKLVENESLRRRNSDEYKALLASYNME, translated from the coding sequence ATGGCTGAAGTAGAGAATATAGAAAGTTACGAAGGGCCTGGATTTATGGCCACCAAGTTAGACAAGATAGTAGGCATGGCTCGCAAAAATTCGTTGTGGCCATTGCCTTTTGCCACCTCTTGTTGCGGAATTGAATTTATGGCAACCATGGCTTCACATTATGATTTAGGGAGATTTGGATCTGAACGATTAAGCTTTTCGCCACGGCAGGCCGATATGCTCATGGTAATGGGTACCATTGCCAAAAAAATGGGACCAGTATTGCGACAAGTTTATGAGCAAATGGCAGAACCACGTTGGGTACTCAGTGTAGGCGCATGTGCTAGCACCGGAGGAATATTTGACACCTACAGTGTTTTGCAAGGTATTGATAGAGTAATTCCGGTAGACGTATATGTGCCAGGTTGTCCACCACGTCCTGAGCAAATACTTGACGGAGTTTTAGAAATTCAAAAATTAGTGGAAAACGAAAGTTTGCGCAGACGCAATAGTGACGAGTATAAAGCCTTGCTTGCCTCTTACAATATGGAATAA
- a CDS encoding NADH-quinone oxidoreductase subunit C: MNTPNKDNFTELLKADFAEGIINSSLEYDILCVEVKNEIAHDVISSLKEKHGFAFLTSLNAMHFPDLKSKFGMVYHLHNLPQNLVVRVKSFGNNEHPQFKSLCDIFPSANWMERQEYDFFGFHFDGHPNLKRILNMDSLEGWPLRKEYPLEDQTRTDKDDRMFGR; this comes from the coding sequence ATGAATACACCCAACAAAGACAATTTTACCGAGTTACTCAAGGCTGATTTTGCCGAAGGTATAATAAACTCTTCTCTTGAATATGACATATTGTGCGTTGAAGTGAAAAATGAAATAGCACATGATGTAATCTCATCATTAAAGGAAAAGCATGGATTTGCTTTTCTCACTAGCTTAAATGCCATGCATTTTCCTGATTTAAAAAGCAAGTTTGGCATGGTATATCATTTACATAATCTGCCCCAAAATCTAGTGGTTCGCGTAAAATCTTTTGGCAACAATGAGCATCCACAATTTAAGTCACTATGCGATATATTTCCTTCGGCTAATTGGATGGAACGACAAGAGTATGATTTCTTTGGATTTCATTTTGATGGACATCCAAACCTAAAGAGAATATTAAACATGGATTCGCTGGAAGGATGGCCACTGCGTAAAGAATATCCTCTGGAAGATCAAACACGCACAGATAAAGACGATCGCATGTTTGGTAGATAA
- a CDS encoding NADH-quinone oxidoreductase subunit D — protein sequence MANNKNKIAATHDDTIVLSFGEGTNTGNEQVVVRDKKDRYTTLNLGPTHPATHGIFQNVLTMDGEIIIDAVPTVGYIHRAFEKLAERRPYNQITPITDRLNYCSSPINNIGWHMTVEKLARIEIPKRVQYLRVIIMELARIADHIICNSVIAVDSGAMTGFLYVFQYREKIYEIYEEICGARLTTNIGRIGGFEREFPQKAWEKIEALLKELPAGLKEFENLVERNRIFMDRTINCGPITAENALAYSFTGPNLRAAGIDYDVRVMNPYSSYEDFDFIIPIGTNGDTYDRFRVREQEMWESMSIIKQAMQKLTTLADKSTYHAEVPEFYLPPKEDVYSKMEALIYHFKIVMGETEIPKGEVYHAVEGGNGELGYYLVSDGGRTPYRLHIRRPCFIYYQAYPEMIKGGMLSDAILTMSSMNVIAGELDA from the coding sequence ATGGCTAATAATAAAAATAAAATTGCTGCTACGCATGATGATACGATTGTATTATCTTTTGGCGAAGGAACGAACACCGGCAATGAGCAAGTTGTAGTTCGAGATAAGAAGGATAGATATACTACGCTTAATCTTGGCCCTACACATCCTGCTACCCATGGCATCTTCCAAAATGTGCTCACCATGGATGGCGAAATTATTATAGATGCGGTTCCCACGGTGGGATACATACACAGAGCTTTTGAAAAATTGGCTGAGCGCAGACCTTATAATCAAATAACACCAATTACCGATCGTTTAAATTACTGCTCATCGCCCATTAATAACATTGGTTGGCATATGACGGTAGAAAAACTTGCACGAATTGAAATTCCGAAAAGGGTTCAATACCTGCGTGTAATTATAATGGAGTTGGCACGCATTGCCGATCATATTATTTGCAATTCGGTAATTGCGGTTGACAGTGGTGCCATGACCGGCTTCTTGTATGTATTTCAGTACCGCGAAAAAATTTATGAAATTTATGAAGAGATATGTGGCGCGCGCCTAACAACCAACATTGGACGCATAGGTGGATTTGAGCGCGAATTTCCGCAAAAGGCCTGGGAAAAAATTGAAGCATTATTAAAGGAATTACCAGCCGGGTTAAAAGAGTTTGAAAATTTGGTTGAACGCAATCGTATATTTATGGACCGCACCATTAATTGTGGACCCATCACCGCAGAGAATGCTTTGGCATACAGTTTTACAGGACCTAATTTGCGCGCTGCGGGCATCGATTATGACGTACGTGTTATGAATCCGTACTCAAGTTATGAAGATTTTGACTTTATCATTCCTATAGGAACAAATGGCGATACTTACGATCGATTTAGGGTTCGAGAGCAGGAAATGTGGGAGAGCATGAGCATCATCAAACAGGCTATGCAAAAACTTACCACCCTTGCCGATAAAAGTACTTATCATGCAGAAGTACCAGAGTTTTATTTACCACCAAAAGAAGATGTGTATTCCAAAATGGAAGCCCTTATCTACCATTTCAAAATTGTGATGGGAGAAACAGAAATTCCCAAAGGAGAAGTGTATCATGCCGTAGAAGGTGGTAATGGTGAGTTAGGATATTATCTTGTAAGCGATGGTGGCCGCACACCGTATAGGCTTCATATTCGCAGGCCTTGTTTTATTTATTATCAGGCTTATCCCGAAATGATAAAGGGTGGTATGTTAAGCGATGCCATTCTTACTATGAGCAGCATGAATGTTATAGCCGGAGAGTTGGATGCTTAA
- the nuoH gene encoding NADH-quinone oxidoreductase subunit NuoH yields the protein MEIELLIKFLLVVGVFAVALGIAAYSTYGERKIAAFLQDRLGPNRAGPFGLLQPLADGVKMIMKEEIIPAHADKFLFILGPALAMLTACMTGVVIPWGGTLQIGGREFPLQVTDINIGILYAFAVVSIGVYGVMIGGWASNNKYALMGALRASSQMISYELAMGMSIVALVMLTGELSLSKIVQQQSGWHWNVIYQPLGFLIFIVCAFAECNRTPFDLPECESELVGGYHTEYSSMKLGFYLFAEYINMFISSAIISSLYFGGYNFPGLDMLNLSHNLMTILGTLIFFGKIVFFIFFFMWIRWTIPRFRYDQLMHLGWKVMIPLAIVNMIITGAVILWLR from the coding sequence ATGGAAATAGAATTACTCATAAAATTTTTGCTGGTAGTAGGGGTGTTTGCTGTAGCGCTAGGCATAGCAGCATACTCAACCTACGGTGAGCGCAAGATTGCTGCCTTTTTACAAGACAGATTAGGGCCAAATCGCGCGGGGCCGTTTGGCCTTTTACAACCACTTGCCGATGGTGTAAAGATGATAATGAAAGAAGAAATCATCCCTGCACATGCCGACAAGTTTCTTTTTATTCTTGGTCCGGCTTTAGCCATGCTTACAGCCTGTATGACCGGGGTAGTAATTCCATGGGGAGGAACATTGCAAATTGGCGGACGCGAGTTTCCACTTCAAGTTACCGATATAAATATCGGTATACTCTATGCTTTTGCGGTAGTTTCTATAGGTGTATATGGTGTAATGATAGGAGGATGGGCCAGCAATAATAAATATGCACTGATGGGTGCGCTGCGGGCTTCATCGCAAATGATTAGCTATGAGTTGGCCATGGGTATGAGCATTGTTGCGTTGGTTATGCTTACAGGTGAACTTAGTTTAAGTAAAATTGTACAACAACAAAGTGGTTGGCATTGGAACGTGATTTATCAACCCCTTGGTTTTTTAATATTTATTGTTTGCGCATTTGCTGAATGCAACCGCACACCTTTCGATTTACCTGAATGTGAAAGCGAACTGGTTGGAGGCTATCATACCGAGTATTCAAGTATGAAATTGGGCTTCTACCTTTTTGCCGAATATATCAACATGTTTATCTCTTCAGCAATTATCTCATCGCTTTATTTTGGCGGGTACAATTTTCCGGGATTAGACATGCTTAATTTATCGCATAACTTAATGACCATTTTAGGCACTTTAATTTTCTTTGGTAAAATAGTTTTCTTCATATTCTTCTTTATGTGGATACGATGGACTATCCCTCGTTTCCGTTATGATCAGTTGATGCACCTTGGCTGGAAGGTTATGATTCCGCTTGCAATAGTGAATATGATAATAACCGGTGCAGTCATATTGTGGTTAAGGTAA
- a CDS encoding GNAT family N-acetyltransferase yields MKLEINKDKSRLNVNLIHDYLCNHSYWAKGVTKNIVERSIQNSECYGAFLDGEQIGFGRTITDSATFAYLCDVFILPPHSGKGYGKLLVEYILDDEIHTTIRKMLLRSSTAKELYRKYGFTELEKPEIMMERKFAE; encoded by the coding sequence ATGAAATTAGAAATTAACAAAGACAAAAGTCGGCTAAACGTGAACCTGATACATGATTACCTCTGTAATCATAGTTATTGGGCAAAAGGAGTTACTAAAAATATAGTTGAACGCTCTATACAAAACTCGGAGTGTTATGGAGCCTTTCTCGATGGTGAGCAAATAGGATTTGGCCGCACAATAACTGATAGCGCAACATTTGCCTACTTGTGTGATGTGTTTATTTTACCACCTCACAGTGGCAAGGGTTATGGTAAGTTACTTGTGGAATATATTTTAGATGATGAGATACATACAACTATTCGTAAAATGTTGCTTAGAAGCAGCACTGCCAAAGAACTTTACCGCAAGTACGGCTTTACCGAACTTGAAAAACCAGAGATTATGATGGAAAGGAAATTTGCAGAATGA